The following are encoded together in the Cryptococcus neoformans var. neoformans JEC21 chromosome 9 sequence genome:
- a CDS encoding transporter, putative: MTTENEKDMAHHPTFREEVDIGFAGESAEYAQAPRLTQTANLKDMNPLDITASTEKGEVDGRQQQQPEQGQSGVLTGARLYLVFVALMLCVFMFALDQSIVSTAIPVIVSDFNAFDQVAWIITGYFLTQCGLILLVGQVLTILKAKWMLLGAIFFFELGSLICGVAKDMDTLIGGRAIQGIGASGMFVSILAVIAVVTRVDQRAAFMASFGFVFVVSSVVGPLLGGAFTDHVSWRWCFYINLPFGGFAAAAVVFLLPARDPEHADTAPPDRTVLGKLRRLDWIGTGLIFCAITCLLLALAWGGNQYAWNNWRIPFLFTLGGLLVIAFGVWQWRYDKYALIPLSLLKNRTVLACSGAIFFFMLAMLGGTYQLPLFYQAGRGHSPEKSGVDIIAFMLATCVAILISGGLTTKFGRYYPFLLIGPPFAAVGFGLLYTIDVNTPNAKIIGYQILAGFGIGLSFQNVLVAVQAEYHDRPSLLPQATGVVSFFQLTGAALGVGIINTVQSVYLNTEIKRLAPEVDFNLVRQSVSAIYTLPADQQSAVIEAYVISITNSLIPIIVAVGLAMVFGAFIRNHNLLKKGGAGSAHMA; encoded by the exons ATGACGACAGAAAACGAAAAGGACATGGCCCATCATCCCACTTTCCGTGAGGAAGTGGACATCGGTTTTGCGGGGGAATCTGCCGAGTACGCCCAGGCGCCACGACTCACTCAGACCGCCAATCTGAAGGACATGAATCCACTTGATATTACAGCCTCCACTGAAAAAGGTGAAGTGGATGGcaggcagcagcagcaaccaGAGCAAGGGCAATCAGGTGTTTTGACTGGCGCCAGACTCTACCTGGTTTTCGTTGCTTTGATGCTCTGTGTTTTC ATGTTTGCGCTGG ATCAATCCATCGTATCCACCGCTATACCTGTTATTGTGTCCGACTTTAACGC CTTCGACCAGGTGGCTTGGATCATTACTGGATATTTCT TGACCCAGTGTGGTCTTATTCTTCTCGTCGGACAAGTGCTTACGATCCTCAAGGCGAAATGGATGCTACTTGGTGcaattttcttctttgaacTCGGCAGTCTTATTTGCGGTGTGGCCAAAGATATGGACACACTGATAGGCGGGCGTGCTATCCAAGGTATCG GCGCTTCCGGAATGTTTGTGTCTATTCTTGCCGTCATCGCCGTTGTCACTCGAGTCGATCAACGAGCGGCCTTTATGGCTTCTTTTGGTTTTGTCTTTGTCGTATCGTCTGTAGTCGGTCCTTTGCTAGGAGGCGCATTCACAGACCACGTCAGCTGGAG ATGGTGTTTCTACATCAATCTTCCCTTCGGGGGCTtcgctgctgccgctgtCGTATTCCTTCTGCCTGCCCGAGATCCAGAACATGCCGACACTGCTCCTCCCGATCGCACAGTCCTCGGCAAGCTCAGACGCTTGGACTGGATCGGGACGGGTCTCATCTTTTGTGCGATCACATGTCTTTTGCTTGCTCTTGCATGGGGTGGAAACCAATACGCGTGGAACA ACTGGAGaattcctttccttttcactTTGGGTGGCTTGCTCGTTATTGCATTCGGCGTGTGGCAGTGGCGGTACGACAAGTATGCGCTCATTCCACTTTCTCTCCTCAAGAACCGAACCGTCCTCGCATGCTCTGGCGCcatattcttcttcatgctTGCAATGTTGGGAGGCACCTACCAGCTTCCGTTGTTTTATCAAGCT GGTCGAGGACACTCTCCCGAGAAGTCCGGCGTTGATATCATCGCTTTCATGCTTGCTACCTGCGTTGCTATCTTGATATCCGGAGGACTGACTACCAAGTTCGGCCGCTATTATCCATTCCTACTTATTGG TCCGCCTTTTGCTGCCGTTGGATTTGGGCTCCTGTACACTATTGACGTCAACACCCCTAACGCGAAAATCATTGGCTACCAAATCCTGGCCGGGTTTGGCATTGGCTTGAGCTTCCAAAATGTCTTAGTTGCTGTTCAAGCAGAATATCACGACCgtccatcccttctccctcaagCCACAGGTGTCGTGTCATTCTTCCAACTGACAGGTGCCGCGCTGGGAGTT GGTATTATCAACACTGTACAATCAGTTTACCTCAATACTGAAATCAAACGTCTGGCCCCTGAGGTTGACTTCAATTTGGTCCGACAGTCGGTCTCCGCCATTTATACATTACCCGCTGATCAACAATCCGCTGTGATCGAGGCATACGTTATCAGCATTACCAACTCGCTAATCCCGATCATCGTCGCAGTAGGACTAGCGATGGTCTTTGGCGCTTTCATTCGAAACCACAACCTGCTCAAGAAAGGCGGCGCTGGGAGTGCGCATATGGCGTAA